TCGAAAATATCACTGTCAAAAGGGTTAACACCTCCAAGAACACAATTGAGTGTCTCCAAAGTGTTAAGCAAATGGGTTAATTTGTAGGTTCAAAAAGTCGAAAGTAATTTCAAGTAAACTTTACAAGATTTGGAGAGAGtttctgtgtttgttttagcttttgtggttgaacAATGCATCATCttgtttttatagcttttttaacGTCTTTGTGTTTGGGAACAGCTTGGTTGCTTCTTCAGCAATTTTCCCTATCACATGGGGTGGGGTccagaaataatataattaagaaaaaaatcatcaggTGGGCTTTCACTTTTGTTGTTGATTCTGCTGTAAAACtagaatatattttgtttgtttttctattattgaaattgaaactGACATCGAATTCAGCAAAAAATCATacaatagattaatttttaatctaattttacaACAGCATCTCCAACaagtttttagtttatttttttataaaaatttagttagtttcttttatttttctgcttcagtatttttcctcttctttttttttttccttagtgccattaaatttatttttttaatattgatctaATGATATTGGTAATATAGTCTTCTGAGCTTTGATATGCTTCTaggatcatttgtttttttttttttttttgtttttttttctcatctttccTCCTtgtaattataaagaaataggagagagaaaaaaataaaaaaaaataaaaaaaattctaaaaacacaCCGAAACTTCGATGACTATACCACCAGTACAATTAGAAAGATCTCAACAAGATGAATCTAATGATACCAAATAAAGTCATAAACAGTAAACGAAGTGGGGGACACGAACCGTCTAAAAGTGTCGGGATATACTTGCCTTTGAACGGCTCGTGTGACCCATTATAGTCATTATTGgtgacttttttatatattgttgaaTTCATCTTGTTGAGATTTTTCTAACAATATTAGTAATGTTTTTATTAGAGTTTCAGTACGCcttcaaaatttttttctctctctcctctttaatgttttttttattgaatcttctatctaataattttgtaatttaaaataatagaaataatacCTGtgactcctttttttattatattattttatcaaaatattttttttactaaatccAAAAAACTCTTCCTATTAGATTGTAAAATGATGCCACGTGTTTGTCATAGTAATACAATCATGCTATCTTTAAAGAAAGAATTGAAGTTCTCTGCAGCGAAGGCAATGGACGGGGAACTGTCACCACCTTTGTGTCTATTTTGTTAAGATAATGTTGGTTGTGTTCTCtaccataatttttattattataaaatgctgatgttattaatattatttttttaattataaataaaaaataattaataaaattattaataaaaaaaaaagatttcatcggtaattttggTAACTTATTGATAAAATTATCCGTTGATGGTTATATTGGGCATTTTTCATTACCATTaacaatgaatttttattagcaattttatcaacaattaatatactgaaaaaattttatttaaatattaatatagtaTTTCATGGATTTCATCGGTATTTTTGGTAACTTATTGATAAAATTATCCGTTGATGGTTATATTGGGCATTTTTCATGACCATTaacaatgaatttttattagcaattttatcaacaattaatatactgaaaaaaattttatttaaatattaatatagtatttcatggattttttttattttttagtagtgtGCATATTCtaaatatgatttattaaattaataatttatatagattTAATGATCtgtaaaaaagttattaattgaTTCATAATCTTAGAAAGTGCAGGCAATTCTCTAGATATCTCTTGTTTGACTGTACATTGCCAATTGGCTAATTATTGCTTCCGTCATTGAATTCTCCAAGATATTCTGTTCTCACCTTCGCCAAAAAGTGCTGGCGATTTTGTTCAATTAatctcaattattattattattattattattattattattattattattatccaaaTGGGCAGGTTAATCTAATCAACATGTATTTGGTAGAAGAAGACATGTTGACGATTAGAATAAGCTCAACATGTCAAAGAGGCAGATTTTATATTAGATGGTAGGCATCTgtgatgatttattatttaacccaatttttcaatttattattaaatatatattatttgacaaACTCgtgtattattaataataattatatttttggcATGAATTTGATTCTACTGTACCGATCGTTGTCAAAGTTGGTCCATCCTGCCTAATTCTCCAACACAAGTATAGTACCCActcctaattatattttaactactaattaatattattctttatgacaataaaattaatgacaatCAAATCAAGCTAACTACTAATATTATTCTTTATGATACAAATTCACTTTTCGTTGTTGAAGTTAtctctttaattatttatgtatttattattaactatttttcttttttatatttatacattgttttttaaattggataTTCAAGCACaagatatataataattgttttgtaTGTATACTATTCTTATTTTATGATTGCACGTTTAtaataaacttataattttGCATGATTAGTGCTAGCACTTAGTTTCAATCtcttatgtatgtatgtatactATTCCTATTTTATGATTGCACGTTTAtaataaacttataattttGCATGATTAGTGCTAGCACTTAGTTTCAATCTCTTATgtatgatttaatatttattttgtatgtataCTAGTCTTAGTTTATGATTGCAAGTTTACAATAAACTTATAATTTTGCATGattataaactaaataatatatgttaCGTGTGACAATTTGGACAACAATCTTAAAGCTTTAATTATTTAGGCTTTGTTTAGTTTATACATGCATTTTTGCAATCTTGTATGgtattgttgtttaattttatttaaacaaactCATATTGGCACGATACACATTAAAaagatctaaaattatataattgttttttatgatctttctttgttgaattatttatttgtttagattttattgttataatgattttttttattaaactttagtttttaaaataaaaaaaaaatttgcttcaaatatatatttatatatacttaTTGGGAAGCCAATtttgattatataaatatttgggCTTTTgcgttacaaaaaaaataattttatcatgatttaaactcaaaaattgattgtttCAACCAATATAAATTCAGCAAGTATTAACTTGATAATGATGATTCCATCATCATCTTTTGTAGTAAACGATGAGAAACCTGAAAAGTTCAATGGATTCAATTTTAAGAGGTAGCTACATAAAAGGTTTTATGTGACCACCTTGAACTTGAAAACATTCTTGTTGGAAAGTTTTGAACAAGAAATTCAAgattgaaattcttgatatgaaaaaGTTAATAGTAAAAACAATTTTGGATTTCAAGATGGTTTACTAAGGATAGTTATAAGTCAAGTTCAAGAGTTTCTACTTGCCTTGCAtgatatttacataaaaaaaaaaatatgtttgtaaGTGAATCCTTCCAAGTGgctgtaattattaaaaaattgtcaCTTGGAATGAATTCAAAAACTACCTTTAGCATAAAAACAAGCAAATAAAAGTTGAAGATATAATCTTGAGTCTAAAGAAAGAGAAGGTTGGTAAATTATCTTAAAGAAGACATAACTTCTATAGTATATAGCTCTTAAAGCAAACTTTATGGAATAAGTAGCAATGTTCACAATAAAGACCAATAAATAATGCTTATCGAGAAGGGAAAAagtattatcaaataatttaatgaaaactATTTTATATGCAATAAGATAATGGACACAACCAAGTATTGCAGAAATAAGGCTTAACAAAgtaacacaaataaataaataattattaaagtcAGAAGTTGATCCCCTTACTGATAAAGTTTTAGAAATAAAcatgtttgttgttgtttatcAAGTCAACCTGATTAAAAATCCTGAATATTGGTAAGTTGACACTAGTGCAACTAGATTTGTATGCATTGAGAAAAGAATGTTCTTTGCTTACAAAGAAGTTGATGGTGAATAGTTGTACATGGTAAATAATAAACCATACATGTATTACTACTATATTTACTAGTAATAAATGTATGGATCATTAGGTCTTTATGATATCTTTTAAGTGttttcatgtcaaaataattgaaaaatagatttttaaattctaaaattatctttttttaatttttcaatcacctttttgatgtttggattatgaaaaaaaaatgatagatcaTCTATCATAGTAGACGATCTATTATctccttatttgtttttttaaaaaataaaaagtgggtCATTCAccccttattaaaaaaataaagtctagGTATGCTTCTAAGATGGGATGCCTAGGCTTTTTATTAGAAGGCTCAAACTCGTTGGGTCACATAAGCCAAGCCCATGCCtagcttttttatttagattctttgttgtgtctttttatttttttttatgaatttagattttaatgcactataaaaaattgttttatctttcacaaataatattataggttTGTATGGaaattttaaagttgtttttttattcctattAATATGtgcttttaagatttttaatatcttttaataaaattttatcacatttatcaatatcttcttcttcaaatatacaaaatatcgtgatattttaaattttattttaatattataatgtatttttttcttagaaaatgaCTCTTACATTTCACAAAACATcctgattttaagttttttaagtgtttattttttattattaaataaaatatagttttaaaaaatatatagttggtTGGGGAGTTTTCAAATTTAACCCATAAAACttggtttaataacaatataaaagagtttctataactagaattttttttttatttttatttaaaaataactttgtcTTATTCACAATCTAGTTCCGGAATCTAGTACCGGAAGTAAcctagttttgttttatattgtgaTTTTGTCCCGTGACACCTAATTATTGGAcgagtaaaaataataatcacatAAACTCACCTAATTATACACATGTTAACATTCACTGCATCAAATTAATGACAATTAAATCAAGCTAATTACTAGTATAATTTTTCCATTCTTTATGACTCATGATTCACTTTTCATTGTATCAACTACGtactttttcttatttatatttatggattattttttaattgaatattgaaGTAAAAGATATATGAAATAGATAACACATGAAAATTATATGCTCATATtcacaatataataaataataataataataataataataacaacaacagcagcagcagcaacaataacatgtaaatattaatcaaaGAAAAGTGAATATAAAGAATCAAGTACATATCATAAAgtgcatttttttcttggtttgaaGTTATTGAATAACATTAATTGGAGCCTTGGTTTTTACGGATTGATTAGATAATTACATGTATTTGTTCGATTaatcaagaatttatttttttcatgagtatttatttatgtaatataAGACAATCATATTTCATGTTGTCATTGCAACATGtggaattaatttgaaaaatagcaaataataattaaaaattaaagaaataatttgaataatgaaaactgaatttgtgtggaaaaaaagtaggaaaaaaaatcagtaaagtTAGTCTTATTCATTCACATTGATCTAATGTGGCAAAATAATCCATTTGACAAATTAAATAGTATACAGTAGCAATGGAGGTTCAGGCTATGTTTCTACCATAATAATATTACAGAATTAAGGAGGTAAttgctcatatatatatatatatatatatataattaattactattGTAAGTAGCTAAGTAGTAAATGTAAGAACATATTAGGTAACATGGAACCTTTTATTTTGAACGAGATTACTCAATATTCCTCCATTACCGTCAAGCGTCAAAGGATGCATGCACATGCTAATTATGTGATTAATTAAAATGACTGCAATTATGAGAGTAGTAGGGTTTGTACTTATGTGCAGATGGAGCTATTTCACAATCATTAACTACTATTTATTGATAGGCTCCTAACTTcacttttaaggaaaaaaaaatacaaccactttaattttaaaagatatagtttaattaatcaggttttaaaattattttatatatatcaccaattagaattttataaatttcaagatcattaaaaatttacatgattattaattttaaatctgtAGAATTAATCGAGAATTGCataaattaacctaaatatttatattaataataataataataaaagtgagaaagaaagaaacgcCTTTGATATAACCTCTGATATGAGAGGAAAGTTTGGGGAACAAGTCTCGAAATATAAATATCTCAAAAATAGTGAatatgtaaggaaaaaaaaagacacttaCACACACTCTGATTAAATAATCCATTAATCGTTTTGGTTTACTCATTAGATAAAGTGAGTAAGAAAACCATTGATataaataactatatatataatcttttcatatataattaggtATCACGTACATTTCTACGCATGTAAGGGAAGAGCTAGCTATATCTAGGGTGATATAGAGCCAGGGGTGGTTGTATTATCGTGGGAAACTAACTacattatttgtatttattgtatttatttgatttgagaagactgattagttaattaatcgtgtgtgtgtgtttctatatatatatatatatatatatatatatatatatatatatatggggcaCACGTATTCCATCGAAGCAGACAAGAACTTGCCTCATCATCATGCAACCCACCATGCATATTGAGAAATGTAGATGGTTAACATGTCGTAGTCTAATCTACCAAACTTGTTCTTAATTTGGATGTCTTAGCCTTCACCCTCTAGTTCAAATTGACGCAGTGAGTTCACTCACATTGTCGGTCGAATAATGAGCTTATTTGTTATAAACAAACCTTGTAGTTTCAtgattaatattgttttctcaaataattttaagggatataattcaattatttagattttggatctgttttttttaaacgTTATAAATTCGAgtcctataaattttaaaatcattaaaaatttatataattattaattttaaaatttataaaattaattaaaatacgtATAAGTTAACCTCAATTTTTAtgtaaatctaaattaaaaaaattgttttctcgATGAGTTAGGTGATGCGCTGccaaatatataaattgttttagaAATGATTTTATGCTCGCTTTATTCACTCCAACCGAAGTTGacgttcacttttttttacCCGATCAATCATTACAAGTTGTTCATAGGTTAACACGTCTTAGGTTACATTGACATTGTTCGTTAACTAGCTAAGCTAAGTGTATGTTTGATTTTGTcgttgtaattgtttttagcAGTAGAATTCATCactaaagcaaaaaaacacaCAGCAATAAAAGCATAAATTTATTACAGTAAATCCAATACATAGCATTGCATTTGCATGTACTTCACCTTTTAAGTCGTGTTCATGTTGTGCAAGCTCTGGGTACCacgattatataaaaaaatatttcttgagGCAGCCTAATTAACTACAGCGAAGACTctaatatattgtttatttgGTTTATACCCTTCAAAAGCTGGAATCCAAGAACGgcattcaaattattttcagaATATGCAAGAAATATAATACCTAAccacttaattatatataatcatgattGGAGATGTTTGTCATTACAGTCAACCACAATGTCCCGTTCAAGTGCccataatttctttcatttggACAATCTTCCTAGAGCTAACAGAATATACGTGAGGTTGAAATAGttttccaataataataataataataaacctcAACGTCCTCTTGTTGAGATACTTTAATGGCCTCAAGATTTTGCTTTACCACACCTATTATTGAACATAGAGTGCTTGACAACTAGGCTTAGAAGCTTAATATGCGCAGCTTCTTCTCTGACCAAAGATTTTAAAGCTTGTTCTTAATTAGCCATAAGAGAACAATGTTTTAGTTGTGCGAGAGACATACTTTGTAGGGTTTTGCTTAGGCTAGTGAGGATGATGTATGATACCGTGCTTGCTAGAAGCTTCAGCAAGCATGAGCAAAAGAGGTTGGGATACTGGGCATTGATTGCTTGCTTGTTCATAGTGTTGAGTTTCTTCACCATCTTTAAACCTTACTTGGGCCCTCTACAAGTTTGTAAGTCCTCCATTGTTCTTGCACTTCTGCAGCCGAAGCTCAGAATATCATTTTCTCCACATTTAGTTGAAAGTTTTAGATTTATTCAGTCTGCTGTACGCGGAGTTCGCCCTCTTAACTCCAATTGGTTTTGCAGTGAATTTGAGGTTATCAATGGGAGAAGACGAGAAACTTCATCTTTATAATGATACAACCAGCTCCTGGCTGATAGCCAAAGAAGGTAAGTTTTGATCAACAAAAATGTATCGAGAGCTATATATGGACTATATAtccatatgatatttttagtgtatatatatctaactttcttgttttgatagttttttgttatATCTTAGCTTATATCCATTTGTTGTTGATTTCTGATGTTGCAGAAACTATAGACAGTACTTTGATTGTCAATGATAAAAGAAGCCCCCAAGAAGAAGCAGAAATTATGAGATTAATTGTCAATGATACAGATAGAACTCATGAAGAAGCAGAAAGTAGTGGTAAATTCTCCATTTATGTATTTTCCTTTCAAGAAAATcatctacacacacacacacacacacaaattatGCCAAATAATGTTTACGGTATGATCTGtacttgtttaattatttttattattattggtttGTAGAATACTTGGCTaacataaaatcaatttaattgatcGTTGAAGTTGCAGAGAGTATAATGAATAGTTCTTCAATTGTCAATGGTACAAGCAACTCTCAAGAGATATTTAGgggtaagtttttctttttatatataaaatcagcCGTAAATGATCATTTCTATAGTTCAGCTTGAGTTTAATCTCTTAAGGAAATCCAACttagaataatttattcttgattttaatGCAGAAAGTgttacacagaatgtgaagacCAATGATACAATTAGTAGCTCTCCACAAAAAGTCAAAGGCAAGTTTTCATAAATGTTTACttcaaagagaagaaagaagaaaagtgaaACCCTGATAATTATGGCAATGCAGCATTGTTAGCTGTGCAATGATGAGTTCGAGAATGttggtttattttttgacatgatcAATTGATGTTGCAGAAATTACAAGCAAGGATGATTTCATGGTCAACAATACAAACATCTCTCTTCCAGAAGCAACAGGTGAGTGCTCAAGTTCATTTCTTAGAAATCATTACTGATTAGtctaaaaaattgaacatttGAGGATGTGAAGAGAGTGAGCATCGCATGATGATGCAAGTTCACGAATCTCTGGCTTAAGTCTGATAACCatgattactttttttgaaGATGCAGATGCTCTAACTAAGAACAACAAAATGGAGCCTCTATGCACTATCATGGGTAGATCAGATTTCTGCGAGATAAAAGGGGACATCAGGATTGATGGAAGTTCCTACACTGTCTTTATTGTTTCATCTGAGACTGATATCCCGGCAGCAGAGAACACTTCATGGAGGGTTAGACCTTATGCGCGAAAAGGTGACCAGGCGGCAATGGGCGCGGTTAGGGAATGGACACTAAAACTTGTGGCTGGTGGTTCAGATATCCCTCAATGCTCTCAGAATCATAGTGTTCCGGGGATCCTTTTTTCGGCCGGTGGATATGCAGGAAACCATTTCCATGCCTTCACTGACATAATTGTTCCCCTATTCTCGA
The genomic region above belongs to Populus alba chromosome 12, ASM523922v2, whole genome shotgun sequence and contains:
- the LOC118046307 gene encoding beta-1,2-xylosyltransferase XYXT1 isoform X2, yielding MMYDTVLARSFSKHEQKRLGYWALIACLFIVLSFFTIFKPYLGPLQVLNLRLSMGEDEKLHLYNDTTSSWLIAKEETIDSTLIVNDKRSPQEEAEIMRLIVNDTDRTHEEAESSVAESIMNSSSIVNGTSNSQEIFRESVTQNVKTNDTISSSPQKVKEITSKDDFMVNNTNISLPEATDALTKNNKMEPLCTIMGRSDFCEIKGDIRIDGSSYTVFIVSSETDIPAAENTSWRVRPYARKGDQAAMGAVREWTLKLVAGGSDIPQCSQNHSVPGILFSAGGYAGNHFHAFTDIIVPLFSTARPYNGEVQFLITNGWSAWITKFKTILKALSRYELINIDNRKDIHCFGSMTAGLKRPSYKELVIDPSKSPYSIKDFRQFLRSSYSLKKTRALTIRDGTRKRPRLLIISRKRSRAFTNVGEIVNMAERLGFRVVVAEPGMDVSGFSQIINSCDVVMGVHGAGLTNIVFLPEKAVLIQVIPFGGAEWLSRTFFEEPAKDMNIRYLDYKIKVEESTLIQQYPADHAVLKDPSVIGKQGWLAFQSIYLQKQNVTIDVNRFRPTLVKALELLHQ
- the LOC118046307 gene encoding beta-1,2-xylosyltransferase XYXT1 isoform X3 — protein: MMYDTVLARSFSKHEQKRLGYWALIACLFIVLSFFTIFKPYLGPLQVLNLRLSMGEDEKLHLYNDTTSSWLIAKEETIDSTLIVNDKRSPQEEAEIMRLIVNDTDRTHEEAESSESIMNSSSIVNGTSNSQEIFRESVTQNVKTNDTISSSPQKVKEITSKDDFMVNNTNISLPEATDADALTKNNKMEPLCTIMGRSDFCEIKGDIRIDGSSYTVFIVSSETDIPAAENTSWRVRPYARKGDQAAMGAVREWTLKLVAGGSDIPQCSQNHSVPGILFSAGGYAGNHFHAFTDIIVPLFSTARPYNGEVQFLITNGWSAWITKFKTILKALSRYELINIDNRKDIHCFGSMTAGLKRPSYKELVIDPSKSPYSIKDFRQFLRSSYSLKKTRALTIRDGTRKRPRLLIISRKRSRAFTNVGEIVNMAERLGFRVVVAEPGMDVSGFSQIINSCDVVMGVHGAGLTNIVFLPEKAVLIQVIPFGGAEWLSRTFFEEPAKDMNIRYLDYKIKVEESTLIQQYPADHAVLKDPSVIGKQGWLAFQSIYLQKQNVTIDVNRFRPTLVKALELLHQ
- the LOC118046307 gene encoding beta-1,2-xylosyltransferase XYXT1 isoform X1, with protein sequence MMYDTVLARSFSKHEQKRLGYWALIACLFIVLSFFTIFKPYLGPLQVLNLRLSMGEDEKLHLYNDTTSSWLIAKEETIDSTLIVNDKRSPQEEAEIMRLIVNDTDRTHEEAESSVAESIMNSSSIVNGTSNSQEIFRESVTQNVKTNDTISSSPQKVKEITSKDDFMVNNTNISLPEATDADALTKNNKMEPLCTIMGRSDFCEIKGDIRIDGSSYTVFIVSSETDIPAAENTSWRVRPYARKGDQAAMGAVREWTLKLVAGGSDIPQCSQNHSVPGILFSAGGYAGNHFHAFTDIIVPLFSTARPYNGEVQFLITNGWSAWITKFKTILKALSRYELINIDNRKDIHCFGSMTAGLKRPSYKELVIDPSKSPYSIKDFRQFLRSSYSLKKTRALTIRDGTRKRPRLLIISRKRSRAFTNVGEIVNMAERLGFRVVVAEPGMDVSGFSQIINSCDVVMGVHGAGLTNIVFLPEKAVLIQVIPFGGAEWLSRTFFEEPAKDMNIRYLDYKIKVEESTLIQQYPADHAVLKDPSVIGKQGWLAFQSIYLQKQNVTIDVNRFRPTLVKALELLHQ